The sequence CCCCCGCCTCACCCTGAACGGGTCTGCGGCCTCCAACTACTCCAGCGCCTCGGACGTGGCACGCACCGAATTGGATGGCACTTTTGCACCCACGCCCCTGCCCATTGGTTTTGTGGATGGCTCCAATGCCCCCGTGTACGGCCTGCAGCCGGGCACCACGTTGGTTTCTGAAGGGTACGGGGAAAAAGACCAGCTTCATGACAATTTGTTCAAGCAGGTGGGCTTGTCGTTGTCCATCCCGATTTTCAACGGGTGGCAAAGCCGGGCCAGCGTGCAGCGCGCGGCCATCAACAAGGAGATGGCCGATATCATTGCCCAGGAAACCAAAAATGTTTTGCGCCAGACCATTGAGACGGCCTACAACGATGCCCTGGCGGCATCGAAAACCTACACTTCTTCATTGAAGCAGGTCAATGCGAGGGAAGAGGCCTACCGGATGGCCAGACAGCGGTTTGAGATGGGCGCCATCAATTACTTTGAGTATCAAATTTCTGAAAACGACCTCTTCCAGGCCAAGTCGGACCTGGCCCGTGCCAAATACAATTTCATCTTTAGAAAGAAAGTACTTGATTTCTATCAGGGAAAACCTATTGACTACTAAACCTATTCCAAAATTCGAATGGCAAAGCAAAAGCAAAAATCAAACAAGCTTATCTATATCCTCATTGGTGCGGTAATTGCAATTATCATATTTATCGCGATAGGGAAATCGCAAGGGTGGATCGGAAAAGGGAAGGAAATCGAGGTGGAGTTGGCCAAGGCCAAAAAGACGACCATTACCGAGAAGGTGAGCGCCTCCGGCACGGTGCAGCCCGTGACCGAGGTGAAGCTCGCCCCTGAAGTGTCGGGCGAGATTATTGAACTCAACGTGGAGGATGGGGACTCCGTGCGCCTGGGGGATGTGCTGGTGAAAATAAGGCCTGACGTTTGGCTCAGCCAGTTGGAAAGGGCGGAGGCCACTTTAAACCAGCAAAAGGCCAACGTGGAGTCTGCCAAGGCCGCGCTGTCGCGTGCGGAGGCAACCTTTACGCGTGCCGAGCAGGAGTACAACAGGCAGAAAAAACTTTGGGACGAAAAGGTGATCTCCGAGGCGGAATGGCAGTTGGCCCAACAGAATTTCAAGATTGCCAAAAATGACCTTGCGTCAGCCGGCCAATCCCTGGAGGCCGCAAAATATATCGTGAAGAGCACGGAGGCAAGCGTGCAGGAGTCGCGGGAAAACGTGAGAAGGACCACGGTGACCTCGCCCATGAAAGGGGTGATCTCAAAGCTGAACGTGAAGCGGGGCGAACGTGTGGTGGGCACCGCGCAGATGGCCGGTACGGAGATGATGCGGATTGCGGATTTGAACGTAATGGAGGTGCGGGTGGACGTGAATGAAAACGATATCGTGAGGGTGCACCTCAACGACACCGTGCAGATAGAGGTGGATGCCTACACCAATACCGGCAAGACATTCAAAGGAGTGGTGACCAATATTGCCAATACTGCCAAAGAAAAACAATCGGCCGATGCCATTACGGAATTTGAAGTGCGCATCCTTATCCTGCGGTCTTCCTATGAAGACCTTATTGAAAAGGGGAACCGCCATCCCTTTCGTCCTGGCATGACGGCCAATGTGGAGATCCTTACCGAAACGAAAAAGGACGTCTTGTCCGTGCCCCTTGCGGCCGTTACCACCAGAAGC comes from Flammeovirgaceae bacterium and encodes:
- a CDS encoding efflux RND transporter periplasmic adaptor subunit — encoded protein: MAKQKQKSNKLIYILIGAVIAIIIFIAIGKSQGWIGKGKEIEVELAKAKKTTITEKVSASGTVQPVTEVKLAPEVSGEIIELNVEDGDSVRLGDVLVKIRPDVWLSQLERAEATLNQQKANVESAKAALSRAEATFTRAEQEYNRQKKLWDEKVISEAEWQLAQQNFKIAKNDLASAGQSLEAAKYIVKSTEASVQESRENVRRTTVTSPMKGVISKLNVKRGERVVGTAQMAGTEMMRIADLNVMEVRVDVNENDIVRVHLNDTVQIEVDAYTNTGKTFKGVVTNIANTAKEKQSADAITEFEVRILILRSSYEDLIEKGNRHPFRPGMTANVEILTETKKDVLSVPLAAVTTRSPDEDKKNKAGGDSDQGDRNNRQVVDESKKQQKQEDKVVVFVNENGKAKMVEVKTGISDYDNIEITSGLTTSSEVVTGPFLVVSKRLKDGDAIRQAKKKKEEKKD